The Chitinophaga parva genome has a window encoding:
- a CDS encoding DUF3822 family protein yields MAVVHQIQPAFTVDDTSLLETDLTTCHLLVLVGVGTFSYVVFEPAENKFLALKSYRFEPQKAALADLEMIEQVFDADRLLFTAFRSVLLGFDQRCQTLVPAKFYNANLKKDYLHLVFPEKMQEAVLADTISELEVVNVYGVDKDLVGFLRKEFATDKVVNANTALLRSYVYDHDYQQRDGVVYIEVQPGHVTLTAYALGRLLGQQQYAFQTGLDIVYYLTSMLRQVNLDEQKAFVKIGGEVHTDDALVEELRSFLPQLQWMDRLPGFRYISKMQELPAHYFQDLYALALCV; encoded by the coding sequence ATGGCCGTAGTGCATCAAATCCAGCCTGCGTTTACCGTGGATGATACCTCTTTACTGGAAACAGACCTGACCACCTGCCACCTGCTGGTGCTGGTGGGTGTGGGCACTTTCAGCTACGTGGTGTTTGAACCGGCGGAAAATAAATTCCTGGCCCTCAAATCTTACCGCTTTGAGCCCCAGAAGGCAGCCCTGGCCGACCTGGAAATGATAGAACAGGTATTTGATGCAGACCGCCTGCTGTTCACCGCATTCCGTTCTGTGCTCCTGGGGTTTGACCAGCGCTGCCAAACCCTGGTGCCGGCTAAGTTCTATAACGCCAACCTGAAAAAAGATTACCTCCACCTGGTATTCCCCGAAAAAATGCAGGAAGCCGTACTGGCCGATACTATTTCCGAACTGGAAGTGGTGAATGTGTACGGGGTAGATAAAGACCTGGTGGGCTTTTTACGCAAAGAGTTTGCAACAGACAAAGTGGTGAATGCCAATACCGCTTTGCTCCGTTCCTATGTTTATGACCATGACTACCAGCAGCGGGATGGTGTGGTGTATATTGAAGTACAGCCCGGCCATGTAACGCTGACCGCATACGCCCTTGGACGTTTGCTGGGCCAGCAGCAGTATGCCTTCCAGACCGGTCTCGATATTGTGTATTATCTCACCAGCATGCTGCGCCAGGTGAACCTGGACGAGCAGAAGGCCTTTGTAAAAATAGGCGGGGAGGTGCACACAGACGATGCCCTGGTGGAAGAGCTGCGCAGCTTCCTGCCCCAGCTGCAATGGATGGACCGCCTGCCTGGCTTCCGCTACATCAGTAAGATGCAGGAATTGCCGGCTCATTATTTTCAGGATCTTTATGCACTGGCCTTATGCGTATAA